A region from the Alphaproteobacteria bacterium genome encodes:
- a CDS encoding hydroxymethylglutaryl-CoA lyase: MTLPRTVKIVEVGPRDGLQNESKLISVPERRRFIDMLSQTGLSVIEVGSFVSPKWVPQMAKTGDVYEGIEKKAGVQYPVLVPNQQGLEKALEAGVTEIAVFVAASETFSQKNINCGIQESFERLDPVVKGAREIGMPIRGYISCVMGCPYEGDVPSGKVVEVAERLLKLGCLEISLGDTIGVGTPLQTRELIRNLSKTVSIEQMAVHFHDTYGQALANILTALEEGISVIDSSVAGIGGCPYAKGASGNVVTEDLLFMLTGMGIETGVHMDKLLKCGKYITKLLGINPRSKVAIAMGD; encoded by the coding sequence ATGACATTACCTAGAACTGTTAAGATCGTTGAAGTTGGCCCGCGGGACGGATTACAAAATGAATCCAAGTTGATCTCAGTGCCGGAACGTCGGCGATTCATCGATATGCTGTCACAGACAGGGCTTTCCGTAATAGAGGTGGGAAGCTTTGTGTCCCCTAAATGGGTGCCACAAATGGCTAAGACTGGGGATGTTTATGAGGGCATCGAGAAAAAAGCAGGCGTTCAGTATCCGGTGCTTGTCCCTAACCAGCAGGGACTGGAAAAAGCCTTAGAGGCAGGTGTAACAGAGATTGCAGTTTTTGTGGCGGCCTCGGAAACATTCTCTCAAAAGAACATCAACTGTGGGATTCAGGAGAGTTTTGAGAGACTAGATCCTGTTGTTAAAGGGGCTCGAGAGATTGGGATGCCTATAAGAGGATATATTTCATGTGTCATGGGATGTCCGTACGAAGGGGATGTTCCGAGTGGCAAAGTTGTGGAAGTTGCTGAACGACTCTTAAAATTGGGTTGTCTAGAAATTTCTTTGGGAGATACCATTGGCGTTGGTACCCCCCTTCAAACACGGGAGCTTATCCGGAACCTTTCAAAGACGGTGTCCATAGAGCAGATGGCTGTTCATTTCCACGACACTTATGGCCAAGCACTGGCGAATATTCTGACAGCCCTGGAAGAGGGGATCTCCGTCATAGATAGTTCGGTCGCCGGAATTGGAGGGTGTCCCTATGCCAAAGGAGCCTCAGGAAATGTTGTCACTGAAGACTTATTGTTTATGCTCACTGGCATGGGCATTGAAACAGGCGTTCATATGGATAAGCTTTTAAAGTGCGGAAAATATATAACGAAACTTTTAGGGATCAATCCTCGATCTAAGGTTGCCATAGCCATGGGAGATTAA